The Aspergillus flavus chromosome 6, complete sequence nucleotide sequence AGCATCTGCTTTAGCCCCGACGGTCGATTACTCTTCGCCGGTTGCTGGGACAAATACGTCTGGTGCTGGGATGTGGCTTCGAAGGAAGTGAAACAGAAATACGACGGTCATACCGACTTTGTAAGAGCGGTGGTCACCACCCGACTCCAGGGCAAGGATGTTCTCGTCTCTGGCGGGGCTGACGCGCAGATCTTGGTGTTCGACATTGCCAGTGGCGAGCGGCTCTCCGTCATGAAGGGGCATGCCAAGGGTATCCAAGGACTTGTTGTAGATCCCGTCTCTTTAGATTCTGACAGCCAAGAGCTGGTTGTTTTCAGCTCTGGCAGCGATCGGGAGATTCGCCGTTTCGACATCGCCAGTGGTAGCAAAGACCTGACGGGCACAGACGCCATCCTAGTCCATGATACGAATGTGTACAAGCTCTTCTTTGACCGGGATGCCGATTTGTGGACTGCCTCCGCAGACAAATCCGCAAAATGTCTCGTGAGAGAGGAGGGCTGGAAGCCAAACTTGACATTAACCCATCCAGATTTTGTCCGCGACGTAGTTGTCTACGAGCAGGGTGGCTGGGTTGTGACAGCATGTCGAGATG carries:
- a CDS encoding WD40-repeat-containing domain protein yields the protein MSRSSHRDDFFQTTAALDEQKRKDAKSKNTNGDPIRLQSKILAVEADPLNPGAVFVAQSGGTVRKIILETGETAALYKGPTAPITSICFSPDGRLLFAGCWDKYVWCWDVASKEVKQKYDGHTDFVRAVVTTRLQGKDVLVSGGADAQILVFDIASGERLSVMKGHAKGIQGLVVDPVSLDSDSQELVVFSSGSDREIRRFDIASGSKDLTGTDAILVHDTNVYKLFFDRDADLWTASADKSAKCLVREEGWKPNLTLTHPDFVRDVVVYEQGGWVVTACRDEEVRVWNRSTGQLYHTFSGHFEEVTGLVLLGSTLVSVSIDATIRRWSLRPEDLQVAVERAKNTSIDEEPEPNPGSMLTEEEERELAELLEDD